A single window of Phyllostomus discolor isolate MPI-MPIP mPhyDis1 chromosome 13, mPhyDis1.pri.v3, whole genome shotgun sequence DNA harbors:
- the LOC114509624 gene encoding BRCA1-associated protein: protein MLEYSYLLTSQLESQRIYWENKIVRIEKDTAEEINNMKAKFKETIEKCDNLEERLNDLLKEKQSVERKCTQLNTKVAKLTTELKEEQEMNKCLRANQVLLQNKLKEEERVLKETCDQKDLQITEIQEQLRDVMFYLEAQQKINHLPAETRQEIQEGQINIAMASASSPASSGGSGKLPSRKGRSKRGK, encoded by the exons ATGCTGGAG TATTCATATTTACTAACAAGCCAGCTGGAATCGCAGCGAATCTACTGGGAAAACAAGATAGTCCGGATAGAGAAGGACACAGCAGAGGAA ATTAACAACATGAAGGccaaatttaaagaaacaattgAGAAATGTGATAATCTGGAAGAGAGACTAAATGATCTCCTGAAAGAAAAGCAGTCTGTCGAAAGAAA GTGCACTCAGCTCAACACAAAAGTAGCCAAACTCACCACAGAGCTCAAAGAGGAGCAGGAGATGAACAAGTGTTTGCGAGCCAATCAGGTCCTCCTGCAGAACAagctgaaggaggaggagagggtttTGAAGGAGACCTGTGACCAGAAGGATCTGCAGATCACTGAGATCCAGGAACAGCTGCGTGACGTCATGTTCTACCTTGAGGCGCAGCAGAAGATCAACCACCTGCCTGCCGAGACCCGGCAGGAGATCCAGGAGGGACAGATCAACATCGCCATGGCCTCAGCCTCGAGCCCTGCCTCTTCTGGCGGCAGTGGGAAGCTGCCCTCCAGGAAGGGCCGCAGCAAGAGGGGCAAGTGA